A single genomic interval of Streptomyces sp. NBC_00663 harbors:
- a CDS encoding 5-oxoprolinase/urea amidolyase family protein: MNFDTLLVANRGEIAVRIIRTARELGLRTVAVYSDPDRSAPHVRLADEAVRLGPAPAKESYLDTDLVLKAAKDTGAGAIHPGYGFLSEDAAFARRCEEAGIVFVGPTPEQLELFGAKHTARAAAEAAGVPLAPGTGLLASLEEAHTQASAIGYPVMLKATGGGGGIGMSACRSAAELTDTWERVQRVAAASFSSAGVFLERLVEHARHVEVQVFGDGAGRVVTFGDRDCSLQRRNQKVLEEAPAPGLPDHVREQLTESARDLCASVGYRSAGTVEFVYDAPREEAYFLEVNTRLQVEHPVTEEIYGVDLVAWMLRLAGGERDVVRAPGPPRGHAVEARLYAEDPAREHRPSAGLLTRVEFPPGVRVDGWVETGTEVTTSYDPMLAKVIAYGSDRAHALRRLDEALARTRVDGIETNLGLVRAALADARFTQATHSTATLASIADPTPRIEVVSGGTLTTVQDWPGRTGYWQVGVPPCGPMDDRAFRLGNQALGNHEGAPGLECTLQGPSLRFTHPTTVCVTGAPAEVTVDGTPVPQWEPVTVPAGSLLTVGAPTEHGLRTYVLVAGGLDVPAFLGSASTFTLGRFGGHGGRALRTGDVLHGGTRTTDTPVTDTPIIGTPVTGTPVTGRPSYGSTWHIGAVEGPHAAPEFFTEDDIRDFYAADWKVHFNSARTGVRLVGPRPRWARTDGGEAGLHPSNIHDTPYSVGAVDYTGDMPVLLGPDGPSLGGFVCPATVLSTERWKLGQLRPGDTVRFVPVNVDGSARPEIVDGGILARDGDVTYRRSGDDNLLVEFGPMQLDLALRMRVHALMEAVASEGPEGITDLTPGIRSLQIQTDPTRLPQHQLLTAVREITAGLPPTDELVVPSRTVHLPLSWDDPATREAIARYMAGVRDDAPWCPWNIEFIRRVNGLASVNDVYDTVFAAEYLVLGLGDVYLGAPVATPLDPRHRLVTTKYNPARTWTAENSVGIGGAYLCVYGMEGPGGYQFVGRTTQVWSGWQQRGAFEPGSPWLLRFFDRIKWYPVDPDELLDLRADITSGRYVPRIEEGTFSLAEYHAFLAENADSIREFKARQQSAFTAERDAWEAAGEFTRAETAAVPAPPAEVTVPEGGSLIEAEFAASVWQLNVSPGDEVTAGQPLLALEAMKMESRVHAPVDGVVAEILARPGDQVEAGTALLVLGPTN, translated from the coding sequence ATGAACTTCGACACGCTGCTGGTCGCGAACCGGGGCGAGATCGCGGTACGGATCATCCGTACGGCACGGGAGCTGGGCCTGCGCACGGTCGCCGTGTACTCCGATCCGGACCGCTCGGCCCCCCACGTCCGCCTCGCCGACGAGGCGGTACGACTCGGCCCGGCGCCCGCGAAGGAGTCCTACCTCGACACCGACCTGGTCCTGAAGGCGGCCAAGGACACCGGCGCCGGGGCCATCCACCCCGGGTACGGCTTCCTGTCCGAGGACGCCGCGTTCGCACGCCGCTGCGAAGAGGCCGGCATCGTCTTCGTCGGACCCACGCCGGAGCAGCTGGAGCTGTTCGGCGCCAAGCACACCGCACGGGCGGCGGCCGAGGCCGCGGGGGTGCCGCTGGCGCCGGGCACGGGACTGCTGGCCTCACTGGAGGAGGCGCACACACAGGCGTCCGCGATCGGCTACCCCGTCATGCTCAAGGCGACCGGCGGTGGCGGCGGCATCGGCATGTCGGCGTGCCGCTCCGCCGCCGAACTCACCGACACCTGGGAGCGGGTGCAGCGCGTCGCCGCCGCCTCCTTCTCCTCCGCGGGCGTCTTCCTGGAGCGCCTCGTCGAGCACGCCCGCCATGTCGAGGTACAGGTCTTCGGCGACGGCGCGGGCCGGGTCGTCACCTTCGGCGACCGCGACTGCTCCCTGCAACGCCGCAACCAGAAGGTCCTGGAGGAAGCACCGGCCCCAGGACTTCCGGACCACGTCCGCGAGCAACTCACCGAGTCCGCCCGCGACTTGTGCGCCTCCGTCGGCTACCGCTCCGCCGGGACGGTCGAGTTCGTCTACGACGCCCCCCGCGAGGAGGCCTACTTCCTGGAGGTCAACACCCGCCTCCAGGTGGAGCATCCGGTCACCGAGGAGATCTACGGCGTCGACCTCGTCGCCTGGATGCTGCGCCTGGCCGGCGGTGAGAGGGACGTCGTCCGCGCCCCCGGCCCGCCGCGCGGCCACGCCGTCGAGGCTCGCCTCTACGCCGAGGACCCCGCACGCGAACACCGGCCGAGCGCCGGCCTGTTGACACGGGTCGAGTTCCCGCCCGGCGTCCGTGTCGACGGCTGGGTGGAGACGGGCACCGAGGTGACGACGTCGTACGACCCGATGCTCGCGAAGGTCATCGCGTACGGCTCGGACCGCGCGCACGCGCTGCGCCGGCTCGACGAGGCGCTGGCCCGCACCCGGGTCGACGGCATCGAGACGAACCTCGGCCTGGTCCGCGCCGCCCTCGCGGACGCGCGCTTCACCCAGGCGACGCACTCCACCGCGACCCTGGCGAGCATCGCCGACCCCACCCCCCGCATCGAGGTGGTCTCCGGCGGCACCCTCACCACCGTGCAGGACTGGCCCGGCCGCACCGGCTACTGGCAGGTCGGCGTGCCTCCGTGCGGCCCGATGGACGACCGCGCCTTCCGGCTCGGCAACCAGGCGCTCGGCAACCACGAAGGCGCCCCCGGCCTCGAATGCACCCTCCAGGGCCCCTCGTTGAGGTTCACCCACCCCACCACCGTCTGCGTCACCGGCGCCCCGGCCGAGGTCACCGTGGACGGCACACCGGTACCGCAGTGGGAACCGGTGACGGTACCCGCCGGGTCGCTGCTCACGGTGGGCGCACCCACCGAGCACGGCCTGCGGACCTACGTCCTCGTCGCCGGCGGCCTCGACGTCCCCGCCTTCCTCGGCAGCGCGAGCACCTTCACGCTGGGCCGCTTCGGCGGCCACGGCGGCAGGGCCCTGCGCACCGGTGACGTCCTGCACGGCGGAACCCGGACGACCGACACCCCGGTCACCGACACCCCGATCATCGGCACCCCGGTCACTGGCACCCCGGTCACCGGCCGCCCCTCCTACGGATCGACCTGGCACATCGGCGCCGTCGAAGGCCCGCACGCGGCACCGGAGTTCTTCACCGAGGACGACATCCGCGACTTCTACGCCGCCGACTGGAAGGTGCATTTCAACTCGGCGCGCACCGGCGTCCGCCTCGTCGGCCCGAGGCCCCGCTGGGCCCGCACCGACGGCGGTGAGGCGGGCCTGCACCCGTCCAACATCCACGACACCCCGTACTCGGTCGGCGCCGTCGACTACACCGGCGACATGCCCGTGCTGCTGGGCCCCGACGGGCCGTCCCTCGGCGGCTTCGTGTGCCCGGCGACGGTCCTGAGCACCGAGCGCTGGAAGCTGGGCCAGCTGCGCCCGGGCGACACCGTGCGCTTCGTCCCGGTGAACGTGGACGGCTCGGCCCGCCCGGAGATCGTGGACGGCGGCATCCTCGCCCGCGACGGCGACGTGACGTACCGCCGCAGCGGCGACGACAACCTGCTCGTCGAATTCGGCCCCATGCAGCTCGACCTGGCCCTGCGCATGCGCGTGCACGCCCTGATGGAGGCGGTGGCCTCGGAGGGCCCCGAGGGCATCACCGACCTCACCCCGGGCATCCGTTCCCTCCAGATCCAGACGGACCCGACCCGCCTCCCCCAGCACCAACTCCTCACCGCCGTACGCGAGATCACCGCAGGACTCCCGCCCACGGACGAACTCGTCGTCCCCTCCCGTACCGTCCACCTCCCCCTGTCCTGGGACGACCCGGCGACCCGCGAGGCGATCGCCCGCTACATGGCGGGCGTCCGCGACGACGCGCCCTGGTGCCCCTGGAACATCGAGTTCATCCGCCGGGTCAACGGCCTGGCGTCGGTGAACGACGTGTACGACACGGTCTTCGCCGCCGAGTACCTCGTACTGGGCCTGGGGGACGTGTACTTGGGTGCCCCCGTCGCCACCCCTCTAGACCCCCGCCACCGCCTGGTGACCACCAAGTACAACCCGGCCCGCACCTGGACGGCCGAGAACTCCGTCGGCATCGGCGGCGCCTACCTCTGCGTCTACGGCATGGAGGGCCCCGGCGGCTACCAGTTCGTGGGCCGCACGACCCAGGTGTGGTCGGGATGGCAGCAGCGCGGCGCGTTCGAGCCGGGATCCCCCTGGCTGCTCCGCTTCTTCGACCGGATCAAGTGGTATCCGGTCGACCCGGACGAACTCCTCGACCTGCGGGCCGACATCACCTCGGGCCGCTATGTACCCCGCATCGAGGAGGGCACCTTCTCGCTCGCCGAGTACCATGCCTTCCTCGCCGAGAACGCCGATTCCATACGCGAGTTCAAGGCACGCCAGCAGTCGGCGTTCACCGCGGAGCGCGACGCGTGGGAGGCCGCGGGTGAGTTCACCAGGGCGGAGACGGCGGCCGTACCGGCTCCCCCGGCCGAGGTGACGGTCCCCGAGGGCGGAAGTCTGATCGAGGCCGAATTCGCGGCCTCCGTATGGCAGTTGAACGTCTCGCCCGGTGACGAGGTGACGGCCGGACAGCCGCTGCTCGCGCTGGAGGCGATGAAGATGGAGTCCCGGGTGCACGCGCCGGTCGACGGCGTGGTGGCGGAGATCCTGGCCCGGCCGGGCGATCAGGTGGAGGCGGGGACGGCGCTGCTGGTCCTCGGGCCCACGAACTGA
- a CDS encoding sensor histidine kinase: MVSVQSPPGRRELPYARVLLLPAILMAAATGAAAAAVSEPARTAVGWCGGVAMLLVLAVAAEAVRRGRALRDLRAEHARHTAYLERRVAAHEGEMLRFAKEIAPAAIYRLRSGNSPGEVIRRIGDIDSSYRELPESQLMVLKTVLEIIDREEALRDSAQRSFVSIARRVQAIVHQQNKELREMEEDHGRNPEVFDDLLRIDHGTALIGRLADSISVLGGGRPGRQWPDPVPLYSVLRGGMSRILEYRRIKLDSIAQVNIRGISVEPVIHAVAELLDNATRYSPPQTKVHVTATEVQTGVAVEIEDAGVSFSEEARNKAEGMLERAKAGVDLQDLGDSPRLGLAVVGRLCSQYDMQVSLRSSAYGGVRAVLVVPREMMTSERAPGLAHGIGAGAVPKTEGALEGPKRAPKRRRPTSPRIPATVSMEDEVPEVTEWTAGGLPQRRSRVKIPLSQRLAEQAAAEKAEREGKPSIWSTPAPAPVPEQKEPEPGLWVEAFWNGLKGDPDPTARTQQTTEPARIEADDERDHK; the protein is encoded by the coding sequence ATGGTGAGTGTTCAATCCCCACCCGGACGCCGTGAACTTCCCTACGCGCGCGTGCTGTTGCTACCGGCGATACTGATGGCCGCGGCGACCGGAGCCGCAGCCGCCGCGGTGTCGGAGCCCGCCCGCACGGCCGTCGGCTGGTGCGGCGGCGTCGCCATGCTCCTGGTGCTCGCGGTGGCGGCCGAAGCGGTACGTCGCGGCCGAGCCCTGCGTGACCTGCGAGCCGAGCACGCCCGTCACACCGCGTATCTGGAACGCCGGGTCGCCGCCCACGAGGGCGAGATGCTCCGCTTCGCCAAGGAGATCGCGCCCGCCGCGATCTACCGGTTGCGATCCGGAAATTCGCCCGGTGAGGTGATTCGCCGCATCGGCGACATCGACTCCTCCTACCGCGAACTCCCCGAGTCGCAGCTGATGGTGCTCAAGACGGTCCTGGAGATCATCGACCGCGAGGAAGCCCTGCGTGACTCCGCCCAGCGGTCCTTCGTCAGCATCGCCCGCCGCGTCCAGGCCATCGTCCACCAGCAGAACAAGGAACTGCGGGAGATGGAGGAGGACCACGGCCGCAACCCCGAGGTCTTCGACGACCTCCTGCGCATCGACCACGGCACCGCGCTGATCGGCCGTCTCGCCGACTCCATCTCCGTGCTCGGCGGCGGTCGCCCCGGCCGTCAGTGGCCCGACCCCGTCCCGCTCTACAGCGTCCTGCGCGGCGGCATGTCCCGCATCCTCGAGTACCGCCGCATCAAGCTGGACTCCATCGCCCAGGTCAACATCCGCGGCATCTCCGTCGAACCGGTCATCCACGCGGTCGCGGAACTCCTGGACAACGCCACCCGCTACTCGCCGCCGCAGACCAAGGTCCACGTCACCGCGACCGAGGTGCAGACCGGCGTCGCCGTCGAGATCGAGGACGCCGGCGTCAGCTTCAGCGAGGAGGCCCGCAACAAGGCCGAGGGCATGCTGGAGCGGGCCAAGGCCGGCGTCGACCTCCAGGACCTCGGCGACTCCCCGCGCCTGGGCCTGGCCGTCGTAGGACGCCTGTGCTCGCAGTACGACATGCAGGTCTCGCTGCGCAGTTCGGCGTACGGCGGAGTCCGCGCCGTCCTCGTCGTGCCGCGCGAGATGATGACCAGCGAGCGCGCCCCCGGACTCGCCCACGGCATCGGCGCCGGCGCCGTGCCGAAGACCGAAGGTGCGCTCGAAGGTCCCAAGCGCGCACCCAAGAGGCGCCGCCCCACCAGCCCCCGCATCCCGGCCACCGTGTCCATGGAGGACGAGGTCCCCGAGGTGACCGAATGGACCGCGGGCGGGCTGCCGCAGCGCCGCAGTCGGGTCAAGATCCCGCTCAGCCAGCGGCTCGCCGAACAGGCCGCCGCCGAGAAGGCCGAGCGGGAGGGCAAGCCGTCCATCTGGTCGACGCCCGCCCCCGCCCCCGTGCCGGAGCAGAAGGAACCCGAACCCGGCCTGTGGGTCGAGGCGTTCTGGAACGGACTCAAGGGCGACCCGGACCCGACCGCACGCACCCAGCAGACCACCGAGCCGGCCCGCATCGAGGCCGACGACGAGAGGGACCACAAGTGA
- a CDS encoding roadblock/LC7 domain-containing protein, producing MIQQRANFDWMLKDLADGVPGIEMIVVLSADGLRIARHGGDPDAADRVAAACAGLQSLAGAVAHEIPGSDGRMKMVLIEINGGYFYLMAAGPNAYLAVLSDVVAEPGLMSNRMRDLVVRIGAHLTSPPRRNGQTV from the coding sequence GTGATCCAGCAGCGCGCCAACTTCGACTGGATGCTCAAGGATCTCGCCGATGGCGTACCGGGCATCGAGATGATCGTGGTGCTCTCCGCCGACGGACTGCGCATCGCCCGCCACGGCGGCGACCCGGACGCCGCCGACCGTGTCGCCGCGGCCTGCGCGGGGCTCCAGAGCCTGGCCGGCGCCGTCGCCCACGAGATCCCGGGCAGCGACGGACGGATGAAGATGGTCCTCATCGAGATCAACGGCGGCTACTTCTATCTGATGGCCGCGGGCCCCAACGCCTACCTCGCGGTCCTGTCCGACGTGGTCGCCGAACCAGGACTGATGAGCAACAGAATGCGCGACCTGGTCGTCCGGATCGGGGCCCATCTGACCAGTCCGCCCAGGCGCAACGGCCAGACCGTATGA
- a CDS encoding TetR/AcrR family transcriptional regulator, whose product MGTTGGRRVGRPRAAQRPDSGLEPRDELLAAAAELFTTRGYAATTTRAVAERAGMRQASMYHYVSGKEELLARLLESTVTPSLAYARELLADDATPAADRLWELCRADVEVLCGGPHNLGGLYLLPEVRAERFAGFHAVRAELKDAYRQLLAATTAGGALVKSELDLRTDLVFGLIEGVILVHRSDPERPVSVFAEATADAALRIAGV is encoded by the coding sequence ATGGGAACGACAGGTGGGCGACGGGTCGGCAGGCCGCGCGCCGCGCAGCGGCCGGACAGCGGCCTCGAGCCGCGCGACGAACTCCTCGCCGCCGCCGCCGAGTTGTTCACCACCCGTGGCTACGCGGCCACCACCACCCGCGCCGTCGCCGAGCGCGCGGGCATGCGCCAGGCCTCCATGTACCACTACGTCTCCGGCAAGGAGGAGCTGCTCGCCCGGCTCCTGGAGTCCACGGTCACCCCGTCCCTGGCGTACGCGCGCGAGCTCCTCGCCGACGACGCGACACCGGCCGCGGACCGGCTGTGGGAGCTGTGTCGTGCGGACGTCGAGGTGCTGTGCGGCGGCCCGCACAACCTGGGCGGTCTCTATCTGCTGCCCGAGGTGCGCGCCGAGCGGTTCGCCGGGTTCCATGCCGTACGCGCCGAACTCAAGGACGCCTACCGCCAGTTGCTCGCCGCGACCACGGCCGGGGGCGCCCTCGTCAAGAGTGAGCTCGATCTGCGCACCGACCTGGTCTTCGGACTGATCGAGGGCGTCATCCTCGTCCACCGCTCCGACCCCGAGCGCCCGGTGTCGGTGTTCGCGGAGGCGACGGCCGACGCGGCGCTGCGCATCGCCGGGGTCTGA
- a CDS encoding DUF742 domain-containing protein yields the protein MTPPQRQRRYPSPEVVEPVPEPEGKGGGKRPPERLYVVAGPDGERADLDLVTLIVARADPPPSATPEQTAMLRLTTAPLSVAELSAYLNLPFSVVTVLLTEMLTAELVQARSPIVRQALPDRSLLEAVMHGLQRL from the coding sequence ATGACTCCTCCGCAACGCCAGCGGCGATACCCCAGTCCCGAAGTCGTCGAACCGGTCCCCGAACCCGAGGGGAAGGGCGGCGGAAAGCGCCCTCCTGAACGCCTGTACGTGGTCGCGGGACCGGACGGCGAGCGCGCCGACCTCGACCTCGTCACGTTAATCGTGGCGCGCGCCGACCCACCGCCCTCCGCGACGCCCGAGCAGACGGCGATGCTCCGGCTCACCACGGCTCCCCTCTCGGTGGCCGAGCTCTCGGCCTATCTCAACCTTCCGTTCAGCGTGGTGACCGTGCTGCTCACCGAGATGCTGACGGCCGAACTGGTGCAGGCGCGCTCCCCGATCGTCCGGCAGGCGCTCCCCGACCGTTCCCTTCTCGAAGCGGTGATGCATGGACTTCAAAGGCTCTGA
- a CDS encoding GTP-binding protein, with protein sequence MDFKGSDTIPGPRTEDHLPHTAQAAVKIVIVGGFGVGKTTMVGSVSEIRPLTTEETMTQAGVGVDDNYGSETKTATTVAMDFGRISITDQLVLYLFGTPGQERFWFLWNGLFEGALGAVVLVDTRRLEVSFDVIGRLEERGVPFVVAVNSFPDGPRYPVADLRSALDLAPEIPIVECDARRRASSRDVLMTLMRFLHSLAMTGALT encoded by the coding sequence ATGGACTTCAAAGGCTCTGACACCATCCCCGGACCACGCACAGAGGATCATCTGCCGCACACGGCCCAGGCCGCGGTGAAGATCGTGATCGTGGGCGGCTTCGGAGTCGGCAAGACGACGATGGTCGGCTCGGTCAGCGAGATCCGGCCGCTGACCACCGAGGAGACCATGACCCAGGCCGGGGTCGGGGTCGACGACAACTACGGCTCCGAGACCAAGACCGCCACCACCGTGGCCATGGACTTCGGCCGCATCAGCATCACCGACCAGCTCGTCCTGTACCTGTTCGGCACCCCCGGCCAGGAACGCTTCTGGTTCCTGTGGAACGGGCTGTTCGAGGGCGCGCTCGGCGCGGTGGTCCTCGTCGACACCCGCCGCCTGGAGGTGAGCTTCGACGTCATAGGACGGCTGGAGGAGCGCGGAGTGCCCTTCGTCGTCGCCGTCAACAGCTTCCCGGACGGCCCGCGCTACCCCGTCGCGGACCTGCGCAGCGCGCTCGACCTGGCCCCGGAGATCCCCATCGTGGAGTGCGACGCGCGCCGCCGGGCGTCCAGCCGCGATGTGCTGATGACCCTGATGCGTTTCCTGCACTCGCTCGCGATGACGGGCGCGCTCACCTGA
- a CDS encoding urea amidolyase associated protein UAAP1 has protein sequence MATATTYGARDHARAQQGTRTEAMPVVPAADWPDPPCEAGHLVWAETVAGGNYTHRVLARGTELRLTDPRGDACAHLLLYAADRPWERLNVADTVKVQWNAYLGEGRLLLSDQGRVLATVVADTSGRHDTLCGTSSLVRNTERYGDGTPQSPTPAGRELFKLAAAKNGLEPRDLPPSLSFFQGVEVRQDGSLDFTGSAGAGGSVTLRTEQDVTVLIANVPHPADPRPDYVSTPLEVLAWRAGPTAPGDPLWDATPEGRRAFLNTTEFLTARGLA, from the coding sequence ATGGCCACAGCGACCACATACGGAGCGCGCGATCACGCCCGCGCCCAGCAGGGCACGCGCACCGAGGCCATGCCGGTGGTACCGGCCGCCGACTGGCCGGATCCCCCCTGCGAGGCGGGCCATCTGGTGTGGGCCGAGACGGTCGCGGGCGGCAACTACACCCACCGCGTCCTCGCCCGCGGCACCGAACTGCGCCTGACCGACCCGCGCGGCGACGCCTGCGCCCACCTCCTGCTGTACGCGGCGGACCGCCCCTGGGAGCGGCTGAACGTCGCCGACACGGTGAAGGTGCAGTGGAACGCCTACCTCGGCGAGGGCCGGCTGCTCCTGTCCGACCAGGGCCGCGTCCTCGCGACCGTCGTCGCCGACACCTCCGGCCGGCACGACACGCTGTGCGGCACCTCCAGCCTCGTACGCAACACCGAGCGGTACGGCGACGGCACCCCGCAGTCGCCCACCCCCGCCGGACGCGAGCTGTTCAAGCTGGCGGCGGCCAAGAACGGGCTCGAACCCCGCGATCTGCCGCCGTCGCTCTCCTTCTTCCAGGGCGTGGAGGTCCGCCAGGACGGCTCCCTGGACTTCACCGGCTCGGCCGGAGCGGGTGGCAGCGTGACCCTGCGCACCGAGCAGGACGTCACCGTGCTGATCGCCAACGTCCCGCACCCGGCCGACCCGCGCCCCGACTACGTCAGCACCCCGCTGGAGGTCCTCGCCTGGCGCGCCGGACCCACCGCACCCGGCGACCCGCTGTGGGACGCCACGCCCGAGGGCCGCCGCGCCTTCCTCAACACCACCGAATTCCTCACCGCCAGGGGGCTCGCATGA
- a CDS encoding urea amidolyase associated protein UAAP2: MTSVVPAKAVDPVKAVVPARAAWSAVLRTGQTLTLTDLHGNQAVDFLVYDAHDTSVRYSAPDTIHAQGGIFLTTGSVLMSNEHTPLMTVVADDVGRHDTVGGACSKESNTLRYGHHTWSQHACVDNFLAEGARYGLGKRDLVSNINWYMNVPVEKDGTLGIVDGISAPGLSLTLRADRDVLVLVSNCPQINNPCNGFEPTAVEMTIGAAG, translated from the coding sequence ATGACGTCCGTGGTTCCCGCGAAGGCCGTCGATCCGGTGAAAGCCGTCGTCCCCGCTCGCGCCGCCTGGTCCGCCGTCCTGCGGACCGGCCAGACACTCACTCTCACCGATCTGCACGGCAACCAGGCCGTCGACTTCCTCGTCTACGACGCCCACGACACGTCCGTCCGCTACAGCGCGCCCGACACCATCCACGCCCAGGGCGGCATCTTCCTCACCACCGGCAGCGTGCTCATGTCCAACGAGCACACACCGCTGATGACGGTCGTCGCCGACGACGTCGGCCGCCACGACACGGTCGGCGGCGCCTGCTCCAAGGAGTCGAACACCCTCCGCTACGGCCACCACACCTGGTCGCAGCACGCGTGCGTGGACAACTTCCTCGCCGAGGGCGCCCGTTACGGCCTGGGCAAGCGGGACCTGGTCTCCAACATCAACTGGTACATGAACGTGCCGGTCGAGAAGGACGGCACCCTCGGCATCGTGGACGGCATCTCGGCGCCGGGACTCTCCCTCACCCTGCGCGCCGACCGCGACGTCCTCGTGCTCGTCTCCAACTGCCCCCAGATCAACAACCCCTGCAACGGCTTCGAGCCGACCGCGGTGGAGATGACGATCGGGGCCGCCGGATGA
- a CDS encoding cytochrome P450, giving the protein MTPESHSLTGVDPMAGPPPGCPAHGRGPGGLHRLYGPEAEDLEGLYEQLRQEHGPVAPVLLHDDVPMWIVLGHAENLHLVGTPSHFCRDSRIWSPQIEGMVKPDHPMMPHIAWAPICSYAEGDEHLRLRGAVTGAMSTIDYRAIRRHINRYTQRLVNEFCETGEADLMSQFAEHLPMAILCEILGMPDEYNDRLVQATRDLLKGTETANASQGYVMGVLQRLAERRRRQPQEDFASHLVLHPAKLTDDEVTTHLWLVLMAAYEATVNLIGNVIRMVLTDPGFRAQLNGGQMTVQEAVEQSLWDEPPFSTVFAYYAKQDTELGGQRIRKGDGLLFGIAPGNVDPRVRPDLNAGMQGNRSHLAFGGGPHECPGQDIARGIADTGVDALLMRLPDVQLDCDEDELEWRQSISSRHLVELPVRFAPKPQQDIMQKPGHAPVPQQRPAWQLGTEPTEPTQPVVPEPPVGAPVAEPQPAASAVPQPPAPTPAPARPMGAWRRFLRWWRGY; this is encoded by the coding sequence GTGACGCCTGAATCCCACTCCCTGACCGGTGTCGACCCCATGGCCGGCCCGCCCCCCGGCTGCCCCGCCCACGGCCGCGGTCCCGGGGGACTGCACCGGCTGTACGGCCCCGAGGCGGAGGACCTCGAAGGGCTCTACGAGCAACTCCGCCAGGAGCACGGCCCGGTGGCGCCCGTGCTGCTCCACGACGACGTACCGATGTGGATCGTCCTCGGCCACGCCGAGAACCTCCATCTGGTGGGCACGCCCTCGCACTTCTGCCGGGACAGCCGTATCTGGAGCCCGCAGATCGAGGGCATGGTCAAGCCCGACCACCCGATGATGCCGCACATCGCCTGGGCGCCCATCTGCTCCTACGCCGAGGGCGACGAGCATCTGCGGCTGCGCGGCGCGGTCACCGGCGCCATGTCGACCATCGACTACCGGGCCATCCGCCGCCACATCAACCGCTACACCCAGCGCCTGGTCAACGAGTTCTGCGAGACCGGCGAGGCCGATCTCATGAGCCAGTTCGCCGAGCATCTGCCGATGGCCATCCTCTGCGAGATCCTCGGCATGCCGGACGAGTACAACGACCGGCTCGTGCAGGCCACCCGCGACCTCCTCAAGGGCACCGAGACCGCCAACGCCAGCCAGGGGTACGTCATGGGCGTCCTCCAGCGGCTCGCCGAACGCCGCCGCAGGCAGCCGCAGGAGGACTTCGCCAGCCACCTCGTGCTGCACCCGGCGAAGCTCACCGACGACGAGGTCACCACCCACCTCTGGCTCGTCCTCATGGCCGCCTACGAGGCCACCGTCAACCTCATCGGCAACGTCATCCGCATGGTCCTCACCGACCCGGGCTTCCGCGCCCAGCTGAACGGCGGCCAGATGACCGTGCAGGAAGCGGTCGAGCAGTCCCTGTGGGACGAGCCGCCGTTCAGCACCGTCTTCGCCTACTACGCCAAGCAGGACACCGAGTTGGGCGGCCAGCGCATCCGCAAGGGCGACGGCCTGCTGTTCGGCATCGCGCCGGGCAACGTCGACCCCCGGGTCCGCCCCGACCTCAACGCCGGTATGCAGGGCAACCGTTCCCACCTCGCCTTCGGCGGCGGCCCGCACGAGTGCCCCGGACAGGACATCGCCCGTGGCATCGCGGACACCGGTGTCGACGCGCTGCTGATGCGGTTGCCGGACGTCCAGCTCGACTGCGACGAGGACGAGCTGGAGTGGCGTCAGTCGATCTCCTCGCGGCACCTGGTGGAACTGCCGGTCCGGTTCGCGCCCAAGCCGCAGCAGGACATCATGCAGAAGCCGGGCCACGCTCCGGTGCCCCAGCAACGGCCCGCCTGGCAGCTCGGCACGGAGCCGACGGAGCCGACGCAGCCGGTGGTGCCGGAGCCGCCGGTCGGGGCCCCGGTGGCGGAGCCCCAGCCGGCCGCGTCCGCCGTGCCGCAGCCGCCCGCACCGACGCCCGCGCCCGCCCGGCCGATGGGCGCCTGGCGGCGGTTCCTGCGCTGGTGGCGGGGTTACTGA